Sequence from the Meleagris gallopavo isolate NT-WF06-2002-E0010 breed Aviagen turkey brand Nicholas breeding stock chromosome Z, Turkey_5.1, whole genome shotgun sequence genome:
TGCAGCTGTATCAACTACCTAAAGTCAGAGTTTGTTCACCTTTAAAAACATGATCATTTACTTTGAATCACGCGTTCCATTTTGATAGCCTCCTTCATATAGAAAATATAGCATGCGACGTCCATCCAAGTGCAAACCTACCAGTGCTCTATCTTCTATGTGGAAGGAAGTACTCTGTACATTTCTCCATGTTTGACATCATGGTGTTTTGAATAACCACGTTCCATATTCATAccaattttttgttcttgttttcaatTTATGCACAGCACTTGCTCTGAAATTTGGGGACTGAGTACACCAAACACGATAGATCAGTGGGACACAACAGGCCTTTACAGCTTCTCTGAACAAACCAGGTGAATATTCTGCCCTCTCTCCATCATAGAACCTTGTGGGAGGGATTGGCTTTGGAGGGTCTGTCATGGGATGCTTTAGCTGTAAAATAAACTAAATGCTTCTTAGGTCTCTCATGgtacagcattttaaaacatttgctttccagCGTAGCAATCCAAGTGTTCTCAGCTGATGTTTTGACCAATGAAATCCTAGTTGTGgaacattcattcttttttcacttAAATGCAAGCTCTGATGTGGtttagtatttttattaacaACATTGGGCTACTTAATTCTTTAGACCTAATCTTACAAAGTGTTTAAACTGCTTTGTATGCCATGAGCTTTCAGTTGAATCTCACTAATTGGTTCCAATATGAGCTGCTAAAGAACCGCTTGTAAATTCTTCAGTAGTTAACAGCAGTCAAATTCTAAgcagggtctttttttttttccccccatataACATTGCTTGATTTGTGTACTGAGGTTTGTCTCCCATCCCATAACAGTCATAAACATCTGCATTTGTGTAAGCATATGCGGTCTGTCTTAAAACtagcaaaacattttcagctaGTAGCaaggcagagaaaagcaagaaaatagcATGCAGCCCCTGTGAGATGTGTTCACACTTGTTGCGTCACAGTCACACTGCCATGTGGATCCCTCGGGCAGCTGACTGCTTAGAGGCTAATTTGCAGTCCCTGGGGAATTAAGCTTAAAGCCATATAGCATCCATGCCCTGACAAACCTTGAAGTTTAGAAACTGAAGGGACTGTTAAGTGtgtgattttctttcagcaattgttttctgcatttaagTGTGTATGAAATGATCATCCCAAATATTTGGTTAGAGATAAAGTGACTTTTAATGACCACTAAATTCACTGTCAATAATTTGAACAGTTCAGAAATTTAACACTCACGCCACCATTTCTCTCCCATTTGGAGCCTTTTAACAAGAGTACAAACATCACTAAGTGTCAATTCATTGAATTCTGAAAATGAGCAAACTGCCCTTTCCATAGTTTACACTGTTGATTGAATGATTATGAGACTGTGCAGCCTGTAAATACCTCTCAACATTTTTCCCATGTAGATCTCTTGATGGCCGACTACAGGTGTCACATCGTAAAGGACTACCACATGTCATCTACTGTCGTCTGTGGCGCTGGCCGGACCTTCACAGTCACCATGAACTTAAAGCAATTGAAAACTGTGAATATGCTTTTAATCTTAAAAAGGATGAAGTATGTGTAAACCCATACCACTACCAGAGAGTGGAGACACCAGGTAGGAAGACTGCTTCTGGCTTTATAGCATCATCTGTCTGTACACGAattgtgaatgccccctccctggacgcattcaaggccaggctagatggggcttggagcaacctgatttagagggaggtatccctgcctatagcaggagggttggaactagatgatcttaagggtcccttccaacccaaaccattctatgattctgtgagggACACAGTTTAGTGGGGGTGAGTTGAGGTTGGACTTgctgatcttggaggtctttttcaaccttcacaattctgtgtttctacacacttgttctgtatttttcatttgaaacttACTGAAAGATGATGTGTTCTCTTGCCAAAACTGAAAGATGATTAAGGATGCAGGTTTGGAGAATGCCATCCGCTGAAagtttttaatagaaaagatgCTGAATAACCTTGACCAATGTGTTGAATGCCTCAATAAATGCTTCTAGTAGTGCTATTAATTTCCAGCTGGCTAAGGATGGTCcagcatgaaaatgaaaatagaatgACTTAACTGTGCTAATATGGAATAGCCATGTTCAAGAGAAGTCTGCTTGTTCTGGTAATTACCAGTATAACTGTAGTATTAGCAGTACTGAGACACACACCAAAGAAGTTGTTAGATGgtttagatttgttttttcttttagttcatAGAAGTATGAGTTTGGAAGATTCTAATTCTTtgacttttgtttttccagtctTGCCTCCTGTACTAGTGCCAAGGCACACTGAGATCCTAACAGAGCTTCCTCCTCTTGATGACTACACCCACTCCATTCCTGAGAACACTAACTTCCCAGCTGGAATTGAACCACAGAGCAACTACATACCAGGTACTTTCTTACCTCTCAACATGAACAGTACACTTAACATTACAATGGAACAAAGATAGTAATTTCATCCTCCCACGTGATCAAATGAATTGAAAGACAccaataaattaatttttattgattttcttcattaattCCAGTGGAGCACCTGAGAACAAAACAGTGActgtagcaattggacagatcaataCAACGGGAAATGCATTACAACAAAGGAGTGATGACAAAAGAACTAGCACAATAAAGAGGCACTGTAGAGTAAGGGGAAAAGATTACTCACCTGCATCAGAAGATACTAGGTTCACAGGAAAAAACATCACCAAGAAGAAATTgccagaaagagatccttccctagtggtagtcagcccttaaatgaggtctaaaaGAGGTGGAGGCAAGCTTCACCCCTTCTGgttgcacaggtgaattgccttcacctgtgctcccagggctgaccatGTCTTATCCctaggtgctcaatcagtggatcaggctgtgactcaacagttcccatacagtgaCTAAAACCTTTTTATCTGTAGCTTGTAATTGATTGAGATCTGTTTTGTGAATTTGTAACTCCAGTGTGCATACAGTTTTGCTGTTAGTATTCAATATAAGCATATTGAattaataaagaattttttctcctctttgcttcttccctacaccaaaacaaaaaagaatttgaagcTGAACTGCTGCAGTGCACACAAGCCTCTATCCTTATTGAAATGTGAAATAAGTGACCTTTGTTTCCTGTCCCAGTTTCCCATTTCCTACCACTTCAGGAAGTTGCCTGGAATATAAAACTGAGCCAAGCTGAAGTTTTTCATAAATGTTTAAGGTAGCTATGTTACAGCACCCAAGGACTGAAATAAGCTGAGAATTCATATCCTGATTCTAGAGGAATGACTGCCTTGAAACTCAAATATGTGTGATATACAAATTGTATCTACATGTCTTATGCAGGATGTTGCTTGTATTTCCTTCAAATATATCTGAAAATTGAATTAGCACCAAGAAAATTTCAATGAATTTGatctcatttatttaattaatgcaGAATTTGTTACCACAtaaggaggttggaactagatgatctttaaggtcctttccaaactaaaccattctatgacaagATCTTTAAAGAGGTATTTAAGATGCTCAAACTTGGTGTTGCTTCTTCACTTATGTATACTTTTTTGACTCAATCTGAGGGCTTTTGATGATGTTTGTGGACAGCTTACTACAAAGGCACCATGTGGAAATCCAGGAAATGAGCTCAAGGAACTCTAGGTAGCTATTTGCAAGAAGCCCACTCAAGGTGATTGTGGGCATTCATATGATCTACACATGTTTATGCAGCTCACCACACCTTGCCTCCTTCTCTTTGCTACTGACACCCTACTCTTGTATTCAAGAATCATATCTGAATCTCACTTTGGTGTTGATAGCTAATCTTTACTACTTAGGTTCTGATAAGCTTTGCATGTCTGACATCCTGCTTCAGTGAATTGTTTTCTGTAGCAGGAGGCCAGACTACAGCCATGGTACTATTCGGTCTACAAAGTATTGGTTTGCTTGGTCTACAAAGAGATTGATTTCGTCTACTGTGTATGTTTGTTGGGCAGGTGGTGATTGGGAGGTACAGGATAAGTCTTCAGGGCCCTTCCAAGTTTGGGATGTGCTGAGCTGTGGCATCCAGACTTCTGACTAGGAATTGTTAATGTTGTACTTGAGCATTTATTTCCATCTGTACTGTTGCTCACCTCTGACTCTAAAATAGTATTAATAGATGAAGGGAGTCTGTGTTCAGACAGCTAGATATGGAACATAAGCtgtgccaaaaaaaaacaactggagGTGTGGGTTGGATTGGAAATGGTTATTGACCTTGACAATGTATGTGGGCTTAACTATATCAAATGACCAAAAGATGGGTGGAATCCAGTTTATCACAATGAATTATATAAAAATGTTCAAAACAGCTGCAATTTTTGTCATTGTATTCTTGCTAGTAAAGATTTCCCTCGATTTTCCCTTTAAATTCTCACTTGAATTTTGCCATATCTATATTTAGTGTGCTTATTTTACATAGTGAATCAAAGATGTAGCTCTTTTGGTTCACTTTTATTTAATCACCTTATTTAATCAAGTTTCCTCTTGCTGACTTCCTTCTGATGTTACTCTACTTCTGTAAATCTCTCACATGATAGAGATACAATTTGATTTTAATTCTGAAGCTGAAGGCTTTatctttgtttctgctgtttggTAATATGTAATTAAATGTTTAATATCTTAGATGTTTCAGAGACAATTCTAAGGTGATTGTAGAGATCAGTTGGCTTTGACCACTTTCACTAAAGAGACTGATATTTTGTCTTTAATAAGTAGAAAGAGATGCTTGCCCAGTATCCCATCTTTAAAGAAAGCTAGTGATAAGAATTGGTGTTTTTTAATAGCACTTGAGAATTATCATAATAAATAGTGCTTGTGCATCATAACTCATTAGATAATACCCTTATCGTTAATGAGTGAAAGCAACTGTTAGgtgctgaagaaaaatagatATGGTAACTCAACTGAAAATTAGCTTTTAAATCTCACAACTTGTAAGATGTGGTAAGGTGTCTGATCTGATGGTTTTACTGCATGAAGACAGCTcctattttttttgtaaagtcaccagatgtttttttcatttgtagttCTACTAAATGTGAAAGCTGTTGATCACAATTGCAAAATTGTTACTCGTAATGGAAGTATCTTTATTACATGGAACAAGCAAGGGTTGTCCATTAATTATATAACACGTGAGCAACTGATGGGTACACAGATGATTCATTTTACATCATCAGTTAGGCAGATAATGGATTGGAGCTCCTACCGGAAGGAAATCCAGTGTAATGACATTCTAATTTGGTGTGCAGATATCGCACAGAGCTTACGAGGACTTGAGGACTAAACCCCAAATGCTGAATCTTACAAGTTTCCCATCTGTTTAAACaataaatagatattttttgtttgacaGAAACACCACCTCCAGGATATATCAGTGAAGATGGAGAAACAAGTGACCAGCAGTTGAACCAAAGCATGGATACAggtaacatttcatttttcaccaCTTCATAGTCTTGGGATTGCTTGTTGTGATCCCTTTACATATAGTGGCATGTCTTCAGCCCAAGTGATGACAGCAGCAGCCCTCTGTACAACCTGTTGTGTTGCATTTCAAATTAATTCTTGTTAGGAAGGCTCTATTGAAGGACCTTCTCACTGGAGAAGTgcataaataaagaaatgttcACAGACTGTGCATGAAGAGACCTCTGCCAAGTGCCCTGCTGAGATGTTAATAGGCTCTTTATGAGGAGAGGTAGGTTCCCAGGAGTCTGGAAAATTAAGTGTGATCTGAATTCTGAATAAAGATGAGACATGCTGGAAAACTTGTTCTAGGTTTTCTGAGATTTCTTAGTCCAAAGAACATTAAGATGAAGCTAGTACCTAAATTAACAGTCATACTTATCTGTTTGAAGTAACAAGAATCGTTTGCTCTGAACCAATATGTGTTGCTCCAACAGGATCTCCAGCAGAGCTGTCTCCCAGTACTCTCTCCCCAGTTAATCACAGCCTGGGTAAGCTGGAAACACTTTTGTTTTGGTGTGTGAGGGGACACATTCCTCTTTATGTATACAAttacactaaaaataaaaccataacTTAGAAAAGTCAGAGTTGTGTTAGAAGAATACTACTGGATTGGCTTCCAGATGATAAGTATCATAGACCTGGGTTAATAACTAGCTAACAACTACTCTATTTCTGCAACTGAATCTCTAGCAGAGTAAAACCTCTGAGTGATTCAGTTGAATCTCTTATTTAACATTACCAAAGTGTTTTCAAGTTACAGAAAGGCAACAGGAGTGCCTCAATGTCTGGAACTCACAGTAGCCTAATCATTTTGTTAAGCAAAATGCAAGTACTGAAGTACTCGAGCTGTGACCATTTTAGATCACCTCCTCTCTTCCCTTGTGTGAAATActgaatttcattctttttgctGAGGTAGGTAAAAATGACAGCAAGCAGAATTGTAATATGCATAGCTTGAGGAGACGAGAGCTGTcatttctggaagagaagaaaagcagggcAGATAGGGTTATTTCAGGCTCAAATTCTGTGCTActcttattttttattgttttcagacTTGCAGCCAGTCACTTATTCGGAACCCGCGTTTTGGTGTTCAATAGCATATTATGAGTTGAATCAAAGAGTGGGAGAAACCTTCCATGCATCACAGCCTTCCCTGACTGTAGATGGCTTCACAGATCCATCCAATTCAGAACGGTTTTGTCTAGGTCTGCTTTCCAATGTCAACAGAAACGCAACAGTGGAAATGACAAGGCGTCACATAGGTAAGGATCTGATCTTTTAGCTATTTTAACACTTTAGCCTAGCCATGAAATCATTTCTGTAGCGGTCCAGGTAGGAAGAACAGAGATCTGTTTTGGGATCATTTCACCCCTGTGCATCCAGCCTCCAAACTTCTTTCTTGAGGCTCGATCATGACATAATCAAGATTTTCTCCTTAATAGTTACAGAATACTGTTTTCCACATTGCAGCCTCTTCTTCAATAAattctatattatttttattggatTATTTCATTTAGCAGTGTTCACTAATNNNNNNNNNNNNNNNNNNNNNNNNNNNNNNNNNNNNNNNNNNNNNNNNNNNNNNNNNNNNNNNNNNNNNNNNNNNNNNNNNNNNNNNNNNNNNNNNNNNNttttttcttttactgataCATCTTTAGTAGAACCTTCTGACTTCCTCCACTCCAAATCAGATACTTGTGTAATAAAATTGTAGACGTGGAGAAGCCCAAGATGTGCCTGTGATGATCAGTTGTGGGAAAAAGCAAGCATGTAAGGTGCTCTCCCTTTTTTTAGAGAGTAGctgatgttttatttgaaaaaaaggttttacagaaaaaaaggagagtagAGAGTAGCTTCTGCAAAGGAGCTGTTAATTACAAATAGATTTTAGGGGAAATCAATTGATATACTCCTCTTGCTTGTGCCAGAAATAACCcgtatagatttttttttcactctgagACAGAACAAGATCACAATTCAAAAGTGAACAATAAGATTTCTGAGTGATTTCTTCTCAGCAATAGATCTAAATGAAGtcccatttttttttgtcaaagtGGTACAGAAAAAGGGGTATGCAGCAGGTTGGGCAATGGTATGGGTGCACGCAAGAGGAGAGTCTGTCCAAGTGAtatattactgtttttttttttNNNNNNNNNNNNNNNNNNNNNNNNNNNNNNNNNNNNNNNNNNNNNNNNNNNNNNNNNNNNNNNNNNNNNNNNNNNNNNNNNNNNNNNNNNNNNNNNNNNNaaaaaaaaaaagcaaatggaaaacacTAAATTCTGGGTCAAACTCAGCTgtaatttgctttgctttgaaattgCTGAGGGACCAGGAATAAAAAACAAGTCTTATGGAGAgtggttgagggaactgggattgttctggagaaggctcaggagagaccgTATTTCTCCCTACGACTATCTAAAAGAGGTGGCAGAGAGGTGGagttggcctctgctcccaggtaacagtgataggatagCGATGGTCTCATGTTGTGCCAGAAGaagttcaagttggatattaggaaaaaaaatggtacaACATAATTTGATACGATGGAAGGGAATTCATCCAAAGGGACCTTGACAAACTCTAAAAGTGAGCCCTTGTAAACCCTAATGAAGTTCAGCAAAGCCatgtgcaaggtgttgcacttggattGGAGCAGTTACATATATGTGTACtgtctgggagaagaacttACTAAGAGCAGggaaggacttgggggttctAGTAGGCAAAAATATGAATATGAAGCAGCAgcatgcacttgcagcccagaagaccaacagtgtcctgggctgcagcaacagAGGAGTGGTGGCAGGCAGGAAGGGGGATGTTCCCCTCTGCATTGCCCTCTTGAGACCTTATCTGGAacactgtgtccaggcctgggtcTCCAGCTCAAGAAGGATGCAAAGCTGTTGGAgctggtccagaggaggccatgaagatgatcaaagcaCTGGAGAGCCTTCcctacaaggaaaggctgaaagagTTGGGCTTGCTCAGCTGGGAGAAGATAAGGCCCTAGAGAGTCTTCAGCTGCAGCCTTCCTGTACTTAAAGTGttcttataaacaggagggagagtgACTTTTTGCACAATCTAATAGCGATGGGACAAAGTGGAATGGCATTAAACTAGAAGatgagagatttagattagagtAGGAAACTTTTCACTAGGAGGGCGGTGAggctctggcactgctgcccagggaggctgtggatgccccatctctggagatgctgaaggccatggatggggccctgggcagcctgatctactGCTTGATCCTAacagttggcaaccctgcccatagcaggggtttggaagTAGATGACCTTCGTAGTCCTTTCCAGTCCAagccattccgtgattctatgatttctgaaCTCCTGGggatctttcattttctgtagctTTCCAACGATGCTTTTAGCTATGATTgatctctcttttattttccactgcaCTATGAAGAAGGGAGCACAAATACTGAGAAATGAGAGATTTTTAGCCCAACTGCATTCTATACAATTTCTTGGAATGCTGGGGAATGAATGTACTCCGTAAACATGCACACATCTTTTCCAAGTGCATAAACTGAAGCCTAAAGAAGAGGTCATATTTTTTCTAACTTGGGTAACTCTACCGAGAAATATCTATTCAAAGTAGATTGATTT
This genomic interval carries:
- the SMAD2 gene encoding mothers against decapentaplegic homolog 2 isoform X4; protein product: MSSILPFTPPVVKRLLGWKKSAGGSGGASGEQNGQEEKWCEKAVKSLVKKLKKTGQLDELEKAITTQNCNTKCVTIPRSLDGRLQVSHRKGLPHVIYCRLWRWPDLHSHHELKAIENCEYAFNLKKDEVCVNPYHYQRVETPVLPPVLVPRHTEILTELPPLDDYTHSIPENTNFPAGIEPQSNYIPETPPPGYISEDGETSDQQLNQSMDTGSPAELSPSTLSPVNHSLDLQPVTYSEPAFWCSIAYYELNQRVGETFHASQPSLTVDGFTDPSNSERFCLGLLSNVNRNATVEMTRRHIGKDLIF
- the SMAD2 gene encoding mothers against decapentaplegic homolog 2 isoform X2, whose translation is MSSILPFTPPVVKRLLGWKKSAGGSGGASGEQNGQEEKWCEKAVKSLVKKLKKTGQLDELEKAITTQNCNTKCVTIPSTCSEIWGLSTPNTIDQWDTTGLYSFSEQTRSLDGRLQVSHRKGLPHVIYCRLWRWPDLHSHHELKAIENCEYAFNLKKDEVCVNPYHYQRVETPVLPPVLVPRHTEILTELPPLDDYTHSIPENTNFPAGIEPQSNYIPETPPPGYISEDGETSDQQLNQSMDTGSPAELSPSTLSPVNHSLDLQPVTYSEPAFWCSIAYYELNQRVGETFHASQPSLTVDGFTDPSNSERFCLGLLSNVNRNATVEMTRRHIGKDLIF